In Nonomuraea sp. NBC_00507, the following are encoded in one genomic region:
- a CDS encoding class I SAM-dependent methyltransferase, with amino-acid sequence MECGVIFLDPMPVDQLAHIYPGNYYAYASDEQSFVHRIKDRLDAVRLRRILSRLSGDKLQVLDVGGGDGWQLDVIRGIDRRVTFTQVVDLDSGAQARALARGHHYFCGRVEEFTTERRFDLILLINLIEHVSDPGAVLKALRCHLTSQGVILIKTPNTKSLDANLFRHRNWGGYHCPRHWVLFDRQNFARLASKCGFSVYRFAYTQGGPFWSTSILAELVRRGWANVTAKRPMTQHPLFPFFAAASAGFDLIRARFGARPSQMFVELVSAPTLDRHPMPFDKE; translated from the coding sequence GTGGAGTGCGGCGTCATCTTCCTTGATCCTATGCCGGTCGATCAACTCGCTCATATCTATCCGGGGAACTACTACGCCTACGCATCGGATGAGCAGTCGTTCGTTCACAGGATCAAGGACCGTCTCGATGCCGTACGACTTAGACGGATTCTTTCCAGGCTGTCCGGCGACAAACTGCAAGTGCTCGATGTGGGCGGGGGCGACGGCTGGCAGCTCGATGTGATCCGAGGCATCGATCGGCGGGTCACATTCACTCAGGTAGTTGATTTGGATTCGGGCGCTCAAGCGCGTGCACTGGCGAGGGGGCATCACTACTTCTGCGGCCGTGTCGAGGAATTCACCACGGAACGTCGCTTCGACCTCATCCTGCTTATCAATCTGATCGAACACGTCAGCGATCCAGGAGCGGTCCTCAAGGCGCTCCGCTGTCATCTCACATCGCAGGGTGTGATCCTGATCAAGACCCCTAATACGAAAAGCCTGGACGCCAATCTGTTCCGACACCGCAACTGGGGTGGATACCACTGTCCGCGGCATTGGGTCCTGTTCGATCGGCAGAACTTTGCGAGACTTGCGTCCAAGTGCGGATTCTCCGTCTACCGGTTTGCATATACCCAGGGTGGCCCATTCTGGAGCACGAGCATCCTGGCGGAGTTGGTTCGCCGCGGATGGGCGAACGTCACTGCCAAGCGTCCGATGACTCAGCACCCGCTCTTCCCGTTCTTCGCTGCCGCTTCCGCCGGCTTCGACCTTATCCGGGCGCGATTCGGAGCGCGGCCGTCGCAGATGTTCGTCGAACTCGTCTCGGCTCCCACGCTCGACCGTCACCCAATGCCGTTTGATAAAGAATGA
- a CDS encoding PQQ-dependent sugar dehydrogenase: MPRTLRGLMAVLLATVLCASPATAQAEPTPLDDPIPEKPTSSGLTLTLEEFASFPKTDTTPAPTDPRLVRWARINYLGELPDGSRRLYVNDLNGKLYFLDKSGGRPREYLDVGATFAPDFISGRGLGSGFGFAAFHPEFGRNGTFYTVHTEWGEALTTKTPDLPPQPGVRFHGVITEWTATDPKASTFSGTRREVLRLGFSGQIHGIQQIDFNPAARPGDKDYGLLYIAAGDGGRGVSSDDPQNLAVPHGKILRIDPSGTNGANGRYGIPAGNPFVSRPGALGEIYAYGMRDPHRFSWDPNAGNRLFLGHIGEHAIEAIYDVGAGDNLGWSEREGSFLFNKADRCHLYTLPDNDAEFGYTYPVAAYDHDPPPGHSCTSDSGHAVVGGFVYRGLKLPLLHGKYLFGDIVDGQVFFTVAAQMREETGHRATIYKPRLVDAAGKQVTLQDLAGHSRVDLRFGRDAVGELYVLSKANGKIWKVTKAGWTPPDVLPSLRDDLVAAYDFEHPVAGDPAKERDQGLSGTDITLVNGGAAMRVADRAYRGSTYALQTRQVEPATAGNDDWKAGIYGETGVPTLRAFNAVQGVTIMGWFKMQGTGPAPNSNTADPADFFNAIGLAGVLSGNSQGHDVRALLELITVNGELRVVALARRVDGGSSQTFAAGRPWQEILPRDQWVFLTATFDFDTATMKLYRNGRPLDGFSTVAGDPWGVEGDPEPDVTSATDPRGIKIGGSYPQNTREQNPCDCRMDGLMFLDRVASPGEVRAQYELMR, from the coding sequence ATGCCCAGAACCCTCCGAGGCCTGATGGCCGTGCTGCTGGCGACCGTGTTATGCGCCTCGCCGGCCACCGCGCAGGCGGAGCCGACTCCCCTCGACGACCCCATCCCCGAGAAGCCCACCTCGTCGGGCCTCACGCTGACGCTCGAGGAGTTCGCCTCCTTCCCCAAGACCGACACGACCCCGGCGCCGACCGACCCGCGCCTGGTCCGCTGGGCCAGGATCAACTACCTGGGCGAGCTCCCCGACGGCTCGCGCCGCCTGTACGTCAACGACCTCAACGGCAAGCTCTACTTCCTGGACAAGAGCGGCGGCCGGCCGCGTGAGTACCTCGACGTCGGCGCCACGTTCGCACCCGACTTCATCTCGGGACGCGGCCTCGGCAGCGGCTTCGGCTTCGCTGCCTTCCACCCGGAGTTCGGCAGGAACGGCACGTTCTACACCGTCCACACCGAGTGGGGTGAGGCGCTCACCACCAAGACCCCCGACCTGCCGCCCCAGCCGGGCGTCAGGTTCCACGGCGTGATCACCGAGTGGACGGCGACAGACCCGAAGGCGAGCACGTTCTCCGGTACCCGCCGGGAGGTGCTGAGGCTCGGCTTCTCCGGCCAGATCCACGGCATCCAGCAGATCGACTTCAACCCGGCCGCCCGCCCCGGCGACAAGGACTACGGCCTGCTCTACATCGCCGCAGGCGACGGCGGACGCGGCGTCAGCAGCGACGACCCGCAGAACCTGGCCGTGCCGCACGGCAAGATCCTGCGCATCGACCCGTCCGGCACGAACGGCGCCAACGGCCGCTACGGCATCCCCGCCGGCAACCCGTTCGTGAGCCGGCCGGGCGCGCTCGGCGAGATCTACGCCTACGGCATGCGTGACCCGCACCGCTTCAGCTGGGACCCGAACGCCGGCAACCGCCTGTTCCTGGGACACATCGGTGAGCACGCCATCGAGGCGATCTACGATGTCGGCGCCGGGGACAACCTGGGCTGGAGCGAGCGCGAAGGGTCGTTCCTGTTCAACAAGGCCGACCGCTGCCACCTCTACACGCTGCCGGACAACGACGCCGAGTTCGGCTACACCTACCCGGTGGCGGCCTACGACCACGACCCGCCGCCCGGCCACTCCTGCACGTCCGACAGCGGCCACGCGGTCGTCGGCGGTTTCGTCTACCGAGGGCTCAAGCTGCCGCTGCTGCACGGGAAATACCTGTTCGGCGACATCGTGGACGGCCAGGTGTTCTTCACGGTCGCCGCGCAGATGAGGGAGGAGACCGGCCACCGGGCCACCATCTACAAGCCGCGGCTGGTCGACGCCGCCGGCAAGCAGGTCACCCTGCAGGACCTGGCCGGCCACTCCCGGGTGGATCTGCGTTTCGGCCGCGACGCCGTCGGCGAGCTGTATGTGTTGTCGAAGGCCAACGGCAAGATCTGGAAGGTCACCAAGGCCGGGTGGACGCCGCCCGACGTGCTGCCGAGCCTGCGTGACGACCTGGTGGCGGCCTACGACTTCGAGCACCCGGTGGCCGGTGACCCGGCCAAGGAGCGGGACCAGGGCCTGTCCGGCACCGACATCACGCTCGTCAACGGCGGCGCCGCCATGCGCGTGGCCGACCGCGCCTACCGGGGCAGCACGTACGCGCTGCAGACCCGCCAGGTCGAGCCCGCCACGGCAGGCAACGACGACTGGAAGGCCGGCATCTACGGCGAGACCGGGGTGCCGACTCTGCGGGCGTTCAACGCCGTCCAGGGCGTGACCATCATGGGCTGGTTCAAGATGCAGGGCACGGGTCCCGCGCCCAACTCCAACACCGCCGACCCGGCCGACTTCTTCAACGCGATCGGCCTGGCCGGGGTGCTGAGCGGCAACTCGCAGGGCCATGACGTCAGGGCGCTCCTGGAGCTGATCACCGTGAACGGCGAACTGCGCGTGGTGGCGCTGGCCCGCCGCGTGGACGGCGGCAGCTCACAGACCTTCGCCGCCGGCCGGCCGTGGCAGGAGATCCTGCCACGGGACCAGTGGGTGTTCCTCACCGCGACGTTCGACTTCGACACCGCGACGATGAAGCTCTACCGGAACGGCCGCCCGCTCGACGGCTTCTCCACCGTCGCAGGCGACCCGTGGGGCGTCGAAGGAGACCCCGAGCCGGACGTCACCTCGGCGACCGACCCGCGAGGCATCAAGATCGGCGGCAGCTACCCGCAGAACACGCGAGAGCAGAACCCGTGCGACTGCCGCATGGACGGGCTGATGTTCCTGGACCGCGTGGCCTCCCCAGGGGAGGTCAGAGCCCAGTACGAGCTGATGCGCTGA
- a CDS encoding ABC transporter ATP-binding protein, with the protein MSEVVLSLEDVEAGYGRAALVLRGLSVTVRAGEVVCLVGPNGAGKSTALKVASGLLAPRSGRVLLAGQDVTGLSPQRLLGLGLAHVLQGHSVFREMTVAENVRLGGFTVRDQARLNTRIETVKELFPVVAERWGSMAGLLSGGQQKQVEFARALMLEPKVVLLDEPSMGLDPRNTQVVFDQIDLMRRTGVAVLLVEQNARRALEMADVGCVLDLGRVHISGPARELAADPRLGKLYLGGAPAT; encoded by the coding sequence GTGTCTGAAGTCGTGCTGTCCCTGGAAGACGTCGAAGCCGGGTACGGCAGGGCCGCGCTCGTGTTGCGCGGCCTGAGCGTCACCGTCCGCGCCGGCGAGGTCGTCTGCCTCGTCGGCCCGAACGGCGCCGGCAAGTCCACCGCGCTCAAAGTCGCCAGCGGCCTGCTCGCGCCCCGGTCCGGCCGCGTGCTGCTGGCCGGCCAGGACGTGACGGGGCTCTCGCCGCAGCGCCTGCTCGGCCTCGGCCTCGCCCACGTGCTGCAGGGCCACAGTGTGTTCCGTGAGATGACCGTGGCCGAGAACGTGCGGCTCGGCGGGTTCACCGTCCGCGACCAGGCCCGGCTGAACACCCGCATCGAGACCGTCAAGGAGCTGTTCCCCGTCGTGGCCGAGCGGTGGGGGAGCATGGCCGGGCTGCTGTCCGGCGGGCAGCAGAAGCAGGTCGAGTTCGCCCGCGCCCTCATGCTGGAGCCGAAGGTGGTGCTGCTGGACGAGCCGTCGATGGGGCTCGACCCGCGCAACACGCAGGTGGTCTTCGACCAGATCGACCTCATGCGCCGGACCGGCGTCGCGGTGCTGCTGGTGGAGCAGAACGCGCGCCGGGCCCTGGAGATGGCCGACGTCGGCTGCGTGCTCGACCTCGGCCGTGTGCACATCTCCGGCCCGGCGCGTGAACTGGCCGCCGATCCCCGCCTCGGCAAGCTCTACCTCGGCGGCGCGCCTGCCACTTAG
- a CDS encoding branched-chain amino acid ABC transporter permease: MSLLLQGLALGVLTGGLYALLASGLSLYFGVMRVVMVAHPAFLFLGAYLTYTVHTVFGLDPFLALPVTVPLFFVLGVAVQRLLIARLAPENLAMMSVLLTFGIALTIEGLLGTFYTGSYKSVSMDYATRSLTIAGVHLPYDKIIAFWVAAITLIVLFAVLVKSRFGQSLRATIQHREAARLVGIHTERVAGYGFGVGLATAAVGGTVLALITPFFPASHWVWIGKLMAIIVVGGLGSVIGAALAAVLLGVVEGLVLVTVDATWATMMFYVFLFLTLLARPQGFFGGRLAHRF, from the coding sequence GTGAGCCTGCTCCTGCAGGGACTGGCCCTGGGCGTGCTGACGGGCGGGCTCTACGCCCTGCTCGCCTCGGGCCTGTCGCTGTACTTCGGCGTGATGCGGGTGGTCATGGTGGCGCACCCGGCGTTCCTGTTCCTGGGCGCGTACCTGACCTACACCGTGCACACCGTGTTCGGCCTCGACCCGTTCCTGGCGCTGCCGGTGACGGTGCCGCTGTTCTTCGTGCTGGGTGTGGCGGTGCAGCGGCTGCTGATCGCGCGGCTGGCGCCGGAGAACCTGGCGATGATGTCGGTGCTGCTGACGTTCGGCATCGCGCTGACGATCGAGGGGCTGCTCGGCACGTTCTACACCGGCTCGTACAAGTCGGTCAGCATGGACTACGCCACCCGGTCCCTGACGATCGCCGGCGTGCACCTGCCGTACGACAAGATCATCGCGTTCTGGGTCGCCGCGATCACGCTCATCGTGCTGTTCGCGGTGCTGGTCAAGAGCAGGTTCGGGCAGTCGCTGCGGGCCACGATCCAGCATCGGGAGGCGGCCAGGCTGGTCGGCATCCACACCGAGCGCGTGGCCGGCTACGGCTTCGGCGTGGGCCTTGCCACCGCGGCCGTGGGCGGCACGGTGCTGGCGCTGATCACGCCGTTCTTCCCCGCCTCGCACTGGGTGTGGATCGGCAAGCTCATGGCCATCATCGTCGTCGGCGGCCTGGGCAGCGTGATCGGCGCCGCGCTGGCGGCCGTCCTGCTCGGCGTGGTCGAGGGCCTCGTCCTGGTCACCGTGGACGCGACCTGGGCCACGATGATGTTCTACGTCTTCCTCTTCCTGACCCTGCTCGCGCGCCCCCAGGGGTTCTTCGGAGGCCGGCTTGCGCATCGCTTCTAG
- a CDS encoding branched-chain amino acid ABC transporter permease has product MRIASRGLPLLVAALAIAYPFLVPNYYLVYAGALTVMYAAMATSWNLLGGFTGYVSLGHSAFFGLGAYGTGLLVVRAGVPWVVALLASALLVTVFAVVVGIAAVRVRGASFVIVSIALVSMMNLVVQGWRSLTGGSTGLQVPSPFPGLHRGQTHMVFFYLFLALLAIALASWWYVSRSRFGAGLRAIREDEDKAESLGVPTGAYKVTAFALSALFVALAGGLYAVWFGSLDPIFVFSILIGSYMVLMSLLGGVRHLFGPLLGALIVAPAGEYFLIALGETQIHLTATGLVLVLVVLFMPDGILARFTRRRAGPSIPDETAEQRLQGVAP; this is encoded by the coding sequence TTGCGCATCGCTTCTAGAGGGCTCCCGCTGCTGGTCGCCGCGCTGGCGATCGCCTATCCGTTCCTGGTGCCCAACTACTACCTCGTGTACGCGGGCGCGCTGACCGTCATGTACGCAGCCATGGCCACCTCCTGGAACCTCCTGGGCGGATTCACCGGCTACGTCTCGCTCGGCCACTCGGCGTTCTTCGGCCTCGGCGCGTACGGCACCGGCCTGCTCGTCGTCCGGGCAGGTGTCCCGTGGGTCGTGGCGCTGCTGGCGTCGGCGCTGCTGGTCACCGTGTTCGCCGTGGTCGTCGGCATCGCGGCGGTCCGGGTCCGCGGCGCGTCCTTCGTGATCGTGTCCATCGCGCTGGTGTCGATGATGAACCTCGTCGTCCAGGGCTGGCGCTCCCTCACCGGCGGCTCCACCGGCCTGCAGGTCCCCTCGCCCTTCCCCGGCCTGCACCGCGGCCAGACGCACATGGTGTTCTTCTACCTGTTCCTGGCGCTGCTCGCGATCGCGCTGGCTTCCTGGTGGTACGTCTCCCGCTCCCGCTTCGGCGCGGGCCTGCGGGCCATCAGGGAGGACGAGGACAAGGCCGAGTCGCTGGGCGTGCCGACCGGGGCCTACAAGGTGACGGCGTTCGCCCTGTCCGCCCTGTTCGTGGCGCTGGCCGGCGGGCTCTACGCGGTCTGGTTCGGCAGCCTCGACCCGATCTTCGTCTTCTCCATCCTCATCGGCTCGTACATGGTGCTGATGAGCCTGCTCGGCGGCGTGCGCCACCTGTTCGGCCCGCTGCTGGGGGCGCTCATCGTGGCTCCGGCCGGGGAGTACTTCCTGATCGCGCTGGGCGAAACGCAGATCCACCTGACCGCGACGGGCCTGGTGCTCGTGCTGGTCGTGCTGTTCATGCCGGACGGCATCCTCGCCCGCTTCACCAGAAGGCGCGCCGGGCCGTCCATTCCCGACGAGACGGCCGAGCAGCGACTTCAAGGGGTGGCGCCATGA
- a CDS encoding amino acid ABC transporter substrate-binding protein, translating into MARVLKSLAIISICALGMTACAKTDEPGGAQTPGQQTGPVKIGISLPLTGDFSEPGKGIQEGYQVWADQVNAKGGLLGRKVELIFRDDASDPNRVSSDYESLITQDKVNLVFGPFSSRLVIPAAKVAESYNMVFVEPAGAAKEVFEQGFKRLFYAAPAIASDHYNYLADYILKLPADQKPKTAAYASLDDPFAQGTAYGLRDKLAAAGIKTVVDEVYPPETTDFAPIAAKIAAAKPDIVVGGTQFEDSVGLVRALQELKVQPKLAAFSTGPTLAEFPTAVKGAAEHIISPVGWSATATFTGNQDMVKRYKEMFGGEANEDAANGYTVGQIVEAAVSAVKCVDPTPECQNKLADHIRQGTFDTVVGPLSFDDQGRPEQAHMIQQYVDGKVQIVLPESAKTADIVYPKKEW; encoded by the coding sequence ATGGCAAGAGTTCTCAAGAGCCTGGCGATCATCTCGATATGCGCGTTAGGGATGACCGCCTGCGCCAAGACCGACGAGCCCGGTGGCGCCCAGACGCCGGGCCAGCAGACGGGGCCGGTGAAGATCGGCATCTCGCTCCCGTTGACCGGTGACTTCTCCGAGCCCGGCAAGGGCATCCAGGAGGGCTACCAGGTCTGGGCCGACCAGGTGAACGCCAAAGGCGGCCTGCTGGGCAGGAAGGTCGAGCTGATCTTCCGTGACGACGCCTCCGACCCGAACCGGGTCAGCTCCGACTACGAGTCCCTGATCACCCAGGACAAGGTCAACCTGGTGTTCGGGCCGTTCTCGTCGCGGCTGGTCATCCCGGCGGCGAAGGTGGCGGAGTCGTACAACATGGTGTTCGTGGAGCCGGCCGGGGCCGCCAAGGAGGTCTTCGAGCAGGGCTTCAAGCGGCTGTTCTACGCGGCTCCGGCGATCGCCAGCGATCACTACAACTACCTGGCCGACTACATACTCAAGCTGCCGGCCGACCAGAAGCCGAAGACGGCGGCGTACGCGAGCCTGGACGACCCGTTCGCCCAGGGCACCGCGTACGGGCTGCGTGACAAGCTGGCCGCGGCCGGGATCAAGACGGTGGTGGACGAGGTCTACCCGCCGGAGACCACCGACTTCGCGCCCATCGCCGCCAAGATCGCGGCCGCCAAGCCGGACATCGTGGTGGGCGGCACGCAGTTCGAGGACTCGGTGGGCCTGGTGCGGGCGCTGCAGGAGCTGAAGGTGCAGCCCAAGCTGGCGGCGTTCTCGACCGGGCCGACGTTGGCCGAGTTCCCCACCGCGGTGAAGGGGGCGGCCGAGCACATCATCTCGCCCGTCGGCTGGTCGGCGACCGCCACGTTCACCGGCAACCAGGACATGGTCAAGCGGTACAAGGAGATGTTCGGCGGCGAGGCCAACGAGGACGCCGCGAACGGCTACACCGTCGGCCAGATCGTCGAGGCGGCCGTGAGCGCGGTCAAGTGCGTGGACCCGACCCCGGAGTGCCAGAACAAGCTGGCCGACCACATCAGGCAGGGCACGTTCGACACGGTCGTGGGCCCGCTGTCCTTCGACGATCAGGGAAGGCCCGAGCAGGCGCACATGATCCAGCAGTACGTCGACGGCAAGGTCCAGATCGTCCTGCCGGAGAGCGCCAAGACCGCCGACATCGTCTACCCGAAGAAGGAATGGTGA
- the cydB gene encoding cytochrome d ubiquinol oxidase subunit II, translating to MIDLWFVIIAFLWTGYFVLEGFDFGVGLLAPLLSRNAAEQRQSLQTIGPVWDGNEVWLITAVGAMFAAFPAWYAGVFSAFYLQVTLILVGLIVRGVGLEWRGKVNDPRWCDLGIMVGSGLAAFLWGAVFADLLFDSAPAAVLGGAFTLAVCALHGAVFLTLKTTGPVRRRARTAALVASAVVIPVAVFALSNLGTFPALAAMAALAAATALIWRRREGWAFAATAAAIVLTTLAVFMELRVSPLPGLTLAEAASGPYTLTMLSWIGLIALPFVLVYQGWTYWVFRKRVQVAPI from the coding sequence ATGATCGATCTCTGGTTCGTCATCATCGCCTTCCTCTGGACGGGCTACTTCGTGCTGGAGGGCTTCGACTTCGGCGTCGGCCTGCTCGCGCCGCTCCTCAGCAGAAACGCCGCCGAGCAGCGGCAGAGCCTGCAGACCATCGGCCCGGTGTGGGACGGCAACGAGGTGTGGCTGATCACCGCGGTCGGCGCGATGTTCGCGGCGTTCCCCGCCTGGTACGCGGGCGTGTTCAGCGCCTTCTACCTGCAGGTCACGCTCATCCTGGTGGGTCTGATCGTGCGCGGCGTCGGCCTGGAGTGGCGGGGCAAGGTGAACGATCCCCGCTGGTGCGACCTGGGCATCATGGTCGGCAGCGGGCTGGCGGCGTTCCTGTGGGGCGCGGTCTTCGCCGACCTGCTGTTCGACAGCGCGCCCGCGGCCGTGCTCGGCGGCGCGTTCACGCTGGCGGTGTGCGCGCTGCACGGCGCCGTGTTCCTGACGCTCAAGACCACCGGCCCGGTACGCCGCCGCGCCCGTACGGCGGCCCTGGTGGCGAGCGCCGTGGTGATCCCGGTGGCCGTGTTCGCGCTGTCCAACCTCGGCACGTTCCCCGCCCTGGCCGCCATGGCGGCGCTGGCCGCGGCGACGGCCCTGATCTGGCGGCGCAGGGAGGGCTGGGCGTTCGCGGCCACCGCCGCGGCGATCGTGCTGACCACGCTGGCGGTCTTCATGGAGCTGCGCGTGTCGCCGCTGCCCGGGCTGACGCTGGCCGAGGCCGCCTCCGGGCCGTACACGCTGACGATGCTGAGCTGGATCGGCCTGATCGCACTCCCGTTCGTGCTGGTCTACCAGGGGTGGACGTACTGGGTGTTCAGGAAGCGCGTTCAGGTGGCCCCCATCTAA
- a CDS encoding ABC transporter ATP-binding protein has protein sequence MSSLRTEGLSKSFGGVLAVDGASVELLEGKINGLIGPNGSGKTTFFNLITGMIKPDAGRVLYRDRDITRHSPHRIAHAGIGRTFQLCRVFPRLTVLENMLVAVRRTRLRELLAGLRDKGEVERARHWLRRMGIEHLEDAEARDLSYGQQKLLELAAALMAEPELVLLDEPAGGVNPALIDRIVSLVRDLNAEGRTFLVVEHNMDMVMGMCDHVIVFDRGAPIAAGPPSVIRDDPRVLEAYLGV, from the coding sequence ATGAGCTCGCTGCGGACCGAGGGGCTGAGCAAGTCGTTCGGCGGCGTGCTGGCCGTGGACGGCGCGAGCGTGGAGCTGCTCGAGGGCAAGATCAACGGCCTGATCGGGCCGAACGGCTCGGGCAAGACCACGTTCTTCAACCTCATCACCGGCATGATCAAGCCGGACGCGGGCCGGGTGCTCTACCGCGACCGCGACATCACCCGCCACTCACCGCACCGCATCGCGCACGCCGGCATCGGCCGCACCTTCCAGCTCTGCCGGGTCTTCCCGCGCCTGACGGTGCTGGAGAACATGCTGGTCGCCGTCCGCCGTACCCGCCTGCGCGAGCTGCTGGCCGGCCTGCGCGACAAGGGCGAGGTCGAGCGGGCCCGGCACTGGCTGCGCAGGATGGGCATCGAGCACCTGGAGGACGCCGAGGCCCGCGACCTGTCCTACGGCCAGCAGAAGCTCCTGGAGCTGGCCGCCGCCCTCATGGCCGAGCCGGAGCTGGTGCTGCTCGACGAGCCGGCGGGCGGCGTCAACCCGGCGCTGATCGACCGGATCGTCTCGCTCGTGCGCGACCTCAACGCCGAGGGCCGCACGTTCCTGGTCGTCGAGCACAACATGGACATGGTGATGGGCATGTGCGACCACGTCATCGTCTTCGACCGGGGCGCGCCCATCGCCGCGGGCCCGCCGTCGGTGATCAGGGACGACCCACGCGTGCTGGAGGCGTATCTCGGTGTCTGA
- a CDS encoding LacI family DNA-binding transcriptional regulator — protein MAHRPPRLVDVAKAAGVSLATASRAMTGSTGVSPQVAAHVQAVASQVGYVPNSHARALAGGQAAIIGLIVHDVGDPYFGEIARGVLRETESLGYLALISQTQRDPGAELGRIRALRAHRVTKIVLAGSGYIEAATEVDIAAEVRSYTAAGGRVAVIGRHHLPVDAVLPDNAGGGVTLMRHLLDLGHRRLGVLGGPANLTTVADRLAGLRTAFDVAGLDWRSVPVVHGDFTREGGAAATAQLMRARPDLTAVVALNDPMAVGALSWLLNHGRRVPEEISVAGFDDAPVARDVYPALTTIRLPMVGMGKEAFELVLKPPASRPRRRRTRHELVIRASTAPPPP, from the coding sequence ATGGCACATCGGCCGCCGCGCCTCGTGGACGTCGCCAAAGCCGCAGGAGTCTCGCTCGCCACCGCCTCGCGTGCCATGACCGGCAGCACGGGGGTCAGCCCTCAGGTCGCGGCCCACGTGCAGGCGGTCGCCTCCCAGGTGGGATACGTGCCCAACAGCCACGCGCGGGCGCTGGCGGGCGGGCAGGCGGCCATCATCGGGCTGATCGTGCACGACGTCGGGGACCCCTACTTCGGCGAGATCGCCAGGGGCGTGCTGCGTGAGACCGAGAGCCTCGGCTACCTGGCGCTGATCAGCCAGACCCAGCGCGATCCCGGCGCGGAGCTGGGCAGGATCCGGGCGCTGCGGGCCCACCGGGTCACGAAGATCGTGCTGGCGGGCTCCGGCTACATCGAGGCCGCCACGGAGGTCGACATCGCCGCCGAGGTGCGCTCGTACACGGCGGCGGGCGGCCGGGTGGCCGTGATCGGCCGGCATCACCTGCCCGTGGACGCGGTGTTGCCGGACAACGCGGGCGGCGGGGTGACGCTCATGCGGCACCTGCTCGACCTGGGCCATCGCCGGTTGGGCGTGCTGGGCGGCCCGGCCAACCTGACCACCGTGGCGGACCGGCTGGCGGGGCTGCGCACCGCGTTCGACGTGGCCGGGCTCGACTGGCGCTCGGTCCCCGTCGTGCACGGGGACTTCACCAGGGAGGGCGGCGCGGCGGCGACCGCGCAGCTGATGCGGGCGCGTCCCGACCTGACGGCGGTGGTGGCGTTGAACGATCCGATGGCGGTGGGCGCCCTGTCGTGGTTGCTGAACCACGGGCGCCGGGTGCCGGAGGAGATCTCGGTGGCCGGGTTCGACGATGCGCCGGTGGCGCGCGACGTCTACCCGGCGCTGACGACGATCAGGCTGCCCATGGTGGGGATGGGCAAGGAGGCCTTCGAGCTGGTGCTCAAGCCGCCCGCCTCGCGCCCGCGCCGCCGCCGTACCCGTCACGAGCTGGTCATCCGCGCCTCCACCGCCCCACCCCCGCCCTGA